Within Leishmania infantum JPCM5 genome chromosome 35, the genomic segment CGTCCATGAAGCACTCGGTCAGAGTGCACACGGCAATCATGGTAAACGAATAGAACGCAGGGCCTGTGATGGGCACCTCAGCGATCGCGAGAATCACGCCCCAGAAAACCAAGCCACACACAAGTCCTCCCAGGGTGCCGGTAGTCGTCTTGTGCGTAATGGACGCGTTAGCGCGCTCTGTGAAGAGCCCGTTCTTTAGGTATCGTCCAAGCGTACGTCGGGAGCTCAGAAACAACGAGCTCCCGGTGATGGCCGCGCACGCGTCCACGATGCCAAGCGAAACAACGCCTGGAATCATGTTGATGGAGAGCTCGATGATGGCTGGGACCGGCGGGCCATCGATGGACAATtgcctgcagcgcatcatCAGAGAGATGCCAAAGCCAAGGAGGAGGTAAATGTGGGTgcgcacgacgccgtcgatgTGCTCGCGGTCGTCTATGTGGCGAGACATGAAGCGCGATATGCACTCAGAGCCGTACACATTGTAGTAtcgcgccacctccaccaaGACGCATAAGCTGATAGCGGTGGATAACGCGAATGCCATGAATGGCGGATCAATCATCGTCGCCGGAGTGAaagcgacgacgccgatgaAGTGGAACAGCTTACGACGCACTGATGGCCGAAGCTGCATAGATAGCACGTCCACGAGGTACACTGCAAATGGCAGCAGCGTAAACCAGCATACGAGTGTCCACATGCGGAAGCGGCTAGAGACAAAGTAGGCAAAGAGCCAGCGAAGAACGTTTTCGCGAAACTGGTAACTAATGAGAAGGGCCAGCATGGCCCCGACCACCGCGTTCGACACCCAGAAGACGATGCTGATGCGCTTTCGGCTCACGCGACGGCGCGACGATTTGGAGTTTTTGTTTGTCGGGATGAGACACCATCTCGAAAGAACGGAGACGAGTATGACAATGTAGATAGCGCACAGAATCACGCCGCGACTCGCAATGTGCGTGTACGACGTCCGGTACCCCGGCGCGTTCAGCGACAACACCGACTCACGACCACCGTCGAAGCTAAGGTTGTTGTTGACGCAAATGTCGCAGAAGTAAAAGCCAACAAGGGAGCCGATGAGGATGGCCTCGTTGTCGCCAATGACGGGCAACATCTTCAGAAAGAAAATATATCCTGACAAGACGTACGCGATGCCGCCGAGGGATATGACCCTATCCTGCACAATGAAAAAGACCACCGCCAAGCCGACGACGGCGTAGAGGACCGTCTCGGCGACTACGTTGCGGTCACGCGGCGACTTCCCCCGCCTCTCGGCCTTTGCAGCGACCAAAGACAGGTAGGAGAGCAGTGTCGAAGCATAAAACAGAATCGGCGAGTGCCCGAGATTCATCGCGTGATCGAGGCAGCGCTCGGACAAGAAAATgagcggcatcagcagccgaCTTTCGCCGTGCTCCGACGTGAGGGCCACAGTGCAGAGAACAAGAATGCTGCCCGCCTGCATTCGAAAATGCGCCTTCCACGAGACATGCGCCAGCAAAAACGCCCACATCAACAACAGTGTTGATGAGTAAGAGATTTCGGTTCGCCTCCGAGGACGCTCTGCGTTcgcgtccgcctccgccgcaggACGCGAACTCAACGGAGAATTCTTCGCGTCCGCCGCGGGCGACTTGCGAAAATACATGGGATACTTCATTCAAATTGTACGTGCGACTGCTCGTCTGTACGGTGGCGTCGGTCAGCgagtgcgtatgtgtgtaaTGCGATCAAGGATGTGTGCGTACGGACGCAGaccacgaaaaaaaaaatactCGACAAGTTTTAGGCAGAAGAGCGATAAAGACAACGAGCACCGACACACAGGCAACGCAAGACGTCGGACGCCTGTCACGGGTGTGTGGCGGCGTTGCTTTCGGCTGCCCCCTAGGATGCCGTACACAACAGCTCTCGACTCAAGAAGCGCAAATGAGAACACTGAAAAAgtgaaacaaaaagagaaaaacggAGCGGAAAAAGGCAAGAGAGATGAACACGCGCAGAGGCAATGAATTCAGAAAACAGGCCGGGACGGTGGGCGAGAGTGCTGGTGCCCAAACGGATTGCGCGCCTGGCGGAGTTCAACGCGCAGAGAGATACAtgggggagaaagagagtaATGTGAAACGAGAAGCACAACGCATTCGACTGCATGGCTCCAAACTCGTCCTCGCATCTGGCGAGCTTCCTGTTTCCGTGGAGAAGTCCACCAATCTGGtatcctcctccccactGGCACTCTCGATACTGCACAGCGCTGCCAAAGCGGTCCATGAGAGTTCTGTTGTTTTCAAGGCATCATCGGATAACACCACCCGCGAGTAGGTGGACCGACGTATCACCCTCCCCTCATTCCTTGTTCTTCACCTCAAGAGGGGATCTCCCCCGTCGTGGTGGGTACGCAAGAAGgcgggtggaggggggggcagagaaagaggggtaCGGGAGAGGCGAAACATCTAGGATGACTCGATCCCTCGACATCGAGCATGAGCGGAAGAACACAACAGGGGATAAGGAGAGCATCAATGGCTGGTGAAGGATATCGCGTGGATGGCGGAGAGTACGTTGACTCCTTCCGCACCACCACATTGTTTTGCGTCcatcctcccccctctttccttcaCATCAAAATAGATATCGAAAAGCGAACATCAAAGGCGCGCTTGCACAAAGTCCACAGTGCGTCCTCGTGAGAAGGGTACCTCGGTCTCCGTTGGAAAGCTAGGGGTACGAGCAGAGAAGGGGAACGTgcgaacacacacgcacactcacgcacgcacgcaggaaCAGAGGAGCGCAGGGGAGAGTGCTTGATCGGTGGTAAAGACAACACGTAAGTGGAGGTAGAGAGCCCGCAAAGAGGCGTGCCAGTGCGGCATCGGTGGATCTCGAGCTGTGAAAAAGATGCAGCAGGCCTGAATGTCATTGGGTAACAAAGGGAATGAGAAGGtgtgagagaggaagagtgGGGGTGAGTGGCGCTGCGTGGtcgccatcgctgcggcTCACTGACAGTACGATCCCACGCGAGCCTCCGTCCACCTCTGCCCAAGCTGGATGCACGTCACTTGTGGcgccccttctcctttcttctGTCGTTGTTTCCACCGTAGTCTTACACCGTctatgctgctgcgcgccatcgcgaAAACCGTGGATTGAGAAGAGAGGCAATTTCAAGACGAAGGGCGGTAGAAATCAAGGCACCCGATAGGACCATGAAGAAAAACGAAGACACCGAACGATGCGGTCGCTGCAAGCGGCAGGAGGGCAccagggaagagagggataGAGCAGATGTGGCAGGCAGCGTGCTGCACCTGTGACGAAGCACCAGAACAAAGCAACGACAAAGCAAGGGAGGGGACGATGGCGCCTGCGCAGGTGAGGTGGTGCGTGAGAAGACAACGACACACACTGCTCAGGCAAAGATGTCGACAAGGACGAACAATGCGTCCGTAGCAAGAACCGATGGACGACGCCAATAGCGAAAGCGAGATGTGCGTAGCGACAGAGGAAAGGGGgcgcgaggaaggcgaggTCAAGATAAAAGAGGAATAAAACGAGCCCAAAACGATGGAGGTAGATAATCCCACGGACACTCCCACCCACTCCTGCATAGACACCGGCACACCGAACCCAGACAGCCACACAAACCAATCGCACGATTGGGGCAGCTCGACGATGCGACGACAGAAGTGTGTGACACATTCCAGGGCCAAAAAGGAGCAACGCGGCAAACAACGTtgcgcctcttctctttccaTCTTACTTTACTGGCTTCGCACATGGTGAGCACGACAAGATGACCTTTGCACCCGAAACCCTGCGCAAAAGATAGAAACGCAGAAGGGCCTGCGCGCAAACCATACGTCACCGACGTGACGTGAGAAGCCAAGAAGACGAGGAAAGTGGACGGATGGAagaggcagacagacagacaggcagtgtgtgcctgtgcggtTGCCCTCACTGGTGTGGAGACTGCACTCGAaacagagaggagaggcgctTCGATCCAGGGAAAAGAAGAGCTCTGGCTCTCAAGGCAGAGAGTCACCTGCCGAGCGCAATTGGAGGTGCAACCGCCTCTGCAAACGTTAGTGCGTGCGCTTTTCTGTACATACAGCCACTGCAAAAACGGCGCATGTGCTGCGAAGACAtcgagagggagaaggaggagccggagagcagcggtgcctAGATGTGTGCGCAAGAAGGCACCTCAACTGGAGTGAGCAttgagacagagagacacgtGTGAGCcgacagcgagagagggaggggagaaacAAATGTGCCAGAACGGGACGAGAAGGTAGGGAGCTGTATTCACACGCCGATGAGCACCCCCGCGCGCATGCATTTACAGACGACGGCGTGTGCAGGCATCACCTAGAAGTCTAAGCAGAAGGAGCCGATGGAAGGTCAGGCCGGCTCTGTGCAGAGGCACATACAAGCGACGAGAGCGATGGCTTGTCGATGTACAGTGCCGGAGACGACGAAGAGATCGACGTGGCGGGTAGAGGCGTCTATATACCGTCGGTTAGCCTCCCATGGACAGCCACACGTGGGTCGACGTCTTTTGTCATCTCAGTTCTCATTTCCGCTTCGAAGGACGTCGGCTCCCCAGGCATGGGCGTGctcggagggagggagggagagacaaagagctgggaagagggggagaggggaaggagtCTCCTCTCCATACCGACGCAACAACAGCCACCGACACCGGCGCAAAACAAGAAGAGGACACCGTCTTAAACGTTGGCGTCATTGGCCTTTGCTTAATTTAACACGCcgagaaaggagaggggacGGCGGAGAGAGGTACAGCGCGAGGAGTACGAAGCGAGGCCATGCGGCAGAGGAACACGGGGAGGAGTGCGGTCCAGCGTGtgacgaggtggcggtgcctcccttcttcttctgcaACGACCGCCGTCCAGGCGTCTGAGTGTCAAGGAACGTTCacgtgccgcgctgcgcatctgccaccgctgccacgtTCCTTTCTAGGTCCTGCAGAAAATGCCGCACCGCGAACTCGACGTAGTTGGACGGCACGTGTGGGGCGTCGATGGCCGGTGTGAGACGCACCTTGCTCAGCACGTCGCACACAGCCGATTGCAGGTCCTGGCGAATGCGCGTCACTGCCAATATGTCCTTGTTCCCGTAGAGGTCCTTCGGATCGTAGACGGCCGTGTCGCTGAAATGGCGATAGAAGACGTTGACGCTCATGTTATATGGGGCCATCGCCGTCCCTTCAGCACTCTCCGCGGCCTCCGCGTCCGGCAACAGCGTCGTAATTTGGTGAAACCACATCGCAGGGATGAAGAGCATGTCGCCTGGTTGCAGGACAACCACCTGCGCTGCTTTGCAGGCTGCAATAAGGCGAGGGTAGCGCACGAGATCCGGCGCGTCCACATTCAGTaccgccgaggagctgcccGTCACGTACAGATTGTTGTACTCGCTCGGCGGGAACAGAACCACACGCTTCGTGCCGACAATTTGGCAGAGGACGTTGTCCAGCGCGTCATAGTGCGTCCaaagctgcagcggcggggcaCTCATGCGCAAGCAGGACTGATGCAGCCGTGGCCCAATGTACTCCTTCGCGCCAGGTGGTAGCACAAAGTCCGTGCCCAGTGCCGGGAAGTCCGTCCACAAGTTGGAGCGCTCGTTCTTCATGTGAGCCGCAACGGAGCGGTAGTACCACGTCTCCCTTGGCGTCCCACGGGTCGTGCGAAAGCGCTTTGTCGCGTCCTCGAcgtgctgcaccagctgcgctAGCGTCACGTGACGGAAGGCAAAGTTCTTGCGCACAAAGTCCAGCCGCGGCGACCCCTCGCTCACGTGCACCGACACCGTAGAGTTCCCTTCGGCCTCTTTTAAGTACGCTGAGGAGCCCCAGTTGGACAGACACGAGCCAAGAGGGACGTTGCGGAACACGACGggctgcgcggccgcagtAGCTGCCTCCAGAAACGCGGCTGCGCTGTAGTGCATCACCTCACGCACGGCGGACCACGGCTTCGAGAGGAGTTCGTCGTACGAGTACGCGGGCTCGTGTGCAGTGGAGGTtgtggcgccgacgccctGCCCCACATTCGCGTTGGCAGTTGGTGCAGTGATCGAGCGCCACGCGTTCTCATCGACAGCGTCACCGAGGCAGAGCAGCTTCGGCTTTGCGGCGAAGGTGCCAAAGGAGAAGCAAGTATAGCCGCCACCAACTACACCTACCACACCTTCGCCGAGGGCAACGCAGGAATGGCGCGACCACCATGGCGCATCTGTTGGGAGCGACACCGTGACGGCaacggctgccgcagcttcaCCGCCTGTGCTGCTACTGAGGAGAGAACGTGGGACTAGCAGAGCTGGCGGCACGCGGGATTTCTCCGTCCAGCTGCTGCCCCCCAGCACGAGGAGGTAGTCCTGGTGGTTCACAGTGACGGGAGTCAGAGAGTGGGAGTAGCGGCCTTCACCAAGCCACACCGGCACGCGGGACCACTCCTTCGTGGAaagccgcagctgccacaGATGCGGATTGCACGCATCCTGCCCCAGCAGGACCCCGCCGGAGACAAGTACTGTGTCGGACGAGAgtgctgtggctgcggccgagtgcagcggaggcggcgaaaggccgctcgccgcggcgcagtcCAGTGCCTCGTAGGAGATGCTGAGgcggcgcatgcacacagtAACGCGGAAGcactccagcgccgccgcggcgttggcgcccGCAGCTTTGCCGCCCACCAGCAGAAGTGTCGCCTCATCTCCCGTGCTGCCGAGACTCACCATGCTGTGGCGATAGCGAGGGGATgggcagcaccagcgtccGTTGTCACAGTGTACGCTCAGCGCCCTCCAGCGCGCCGTAACGGTAGTGCCTAGGCCAACCGTGCACGGCACATCGAGAGTGAGCAAAAAGGCGTCGTTGGACGGCGTAGACGGATTCGTGCGGCCGCCCCAAACGAGGAACGTGCGCGGGGCCACGCGAGAGAAGGTGTGAAACACCAACGGTGGGGGATGCGCTGCGCGGGCAGTTGGTCCAGCTGTCGTCGTGccctcgctgtcctcgctGGCGACAACGACACGCAGCTCCCCCTCTTGCAGACTGTGCACGTACACGGTACTGACGCGCTGGTGTTGCTTACCCGCGGCAAAGCCACCAAAGGAGACGAGGAGACGGTCACCGTTGGCTAGAGGCTCGactgccacgccgccgttgccccAGCCCTCGAACCCGTAGCGCCCCGAAGGCCAGTTGTGCAGCTCGACCTTGAACCGCTCCGCGCTTTGTGGCAGAGACTCACTACCCTTGCTGCATGCCACACCATCAACCGAGTACTCCACAAAGGCTGTGTGGGCAGCACAGCCGTTCGTGGCTACCGAGTCCCACGCCGCGGGCGTGACTGCCATGGTAACGCCGTAGTGCTCGCACATCTCGCTCCACTCTTCGAGTTCGTCAAAGTCCTCCAGGGCCTCCACCCGCTTCAGTTCCGCGCCAGACAAGCAAAAGGTCGAGATGCGGTAGAAGTTTCCCCACCACGCGCGACGCATGCCTGCCGCGTATGCACGGCGCGTCATGTGCGCCCCGTCCGGGCAAGCGTGAATGCCCAACAGCGGGCTGCTCTTTTGGCGCAACGAGTGTTGCATGACACGGCCGAAACTGTCGAGAGGTGATACCTGGTCATACGCCATGAAGACGGCATTTGGGAAACTTGcggcgaggagcgcgagcagctgcgccgcatcctcACGCGGCATGTACTGCATGACACACTCAGCATAGATGATGGTTGGGTTCGTCGCCGCGAACCCGGCGGggccgtgctgctggagacgcggcagcagctccgccgagGCGATGCGGAGATCGACACCAACGGCGGCGTAGTGAGGACTGCGAATCGGGCATTCCTCGCTCTGCGGCATCATATGCCAGTCTGCCGGGAAGGTCTCCGGAGGGGCGGCAGCCATGAGTGCTGCTTTCGACTTTAGCACTGCGGAGAAGTCCACGTCTATGAAAAGCACCTCCCCTCCGGCAAAGGAAACGGGTGTGGACGGCGACGGGCACGACGAAGACGCTGGCACGCCAGGTCGTTTTCCATCGACATTAAGAATGTCTACAGAGTCTAGCAGGAGTCGGAAAGCCAGCGTGTCATAGCCAGCTCCCAAGGAGAGAACCTGAACAGGCGGAGGGCGCGGTGCGCCCTCGTAGACTGCGGCTCGTCGCTCCGGGGCTTCCAGATAGCTCTGGACGAGTCGAACTACAAGATCTGTCATCACCGCCATGCGCAGGTAGTAGCCGCGGTTGACCAGCGGCGAGCGCCGTGACGGCTTCTTTACAAAATGTCGCAGAAACTTGTCGCGGATGTACTTGTGTGCCACGGCAGAGCGCTTGCTGACGACGCTGTCGTCGTTCGTGTGTTGCACTCGCACGTCAACGCTGCCGTCGACCACTCTGATCTTCTGCGTCACCTTGCTCACTTTCTTTTGCTTCTtacgcggcagcgctgcctcgtcaTCAGTCGACTCGGAGAAAGCTGAAGGTGCCGGCTCGTGCTCCTCTATCGAGGCCTGTGGaggcgccgcctctgccggtTTCGGCTCGCTTCTCATTGATTATGACAAACCAAATGGACCGTGAGAGCACCTGTGCTTCGCTGTTGTGGTCTGTTCTGTGCTTAGCGAGGGgcgcacaccagcagcacggccgcgCGCACAAAGAAAGGAGTCACAGCTGGCACCGCGCGGCGGTTCTTTGAACTAGATCGACTCTGCGCAGTGCCTACCAAAGCAAGAAAGCAAGCAGCTAAAGAAAAAAGCGAGAACGGGAGCAGCTATCCACAAGAGTACACAGTGCGGGGCTGTCGGGGGGGGTTGGAGGGAGGTCTGGTAAAAGGAGCGAAGAGAGTAGAGGAGGGGCGTCGGTAGTTTTGCGGCTGTGTGAAGATCGGCGGCTCCTGAGaccgtggggggggggcccCATcaacaacacaaaaaaaaatcagTGTCTTCAGCTTGTCAATCGAAGACAATGATGCGAGCAAGCTGCGCCATTGCGCCCCCGTGGTGTCCGCAAGTGCACGAAAGCTCAACGCGCAAGGATCCACTTGCGCCGCCGAACGTCACCTCGGTGTGACATCGACTGCCTCAGCACAGACAGCACAAAAACGCCTGATACCCGCAGGCTTCCGCAAGGGAAACGCTGATCGAATAGCTAGTGGCATCTGTGAGGGTGTTCACCACAAGAAACCATAACCAGATAGCGCTCGAGAGCACGGGAGCTATGCTTGCGTAAAACGTGGACGGACATCAAAGGAGACCCACACCGCTGTCCAAACAACGAATGCGCGCCGCTtcttcaaaaaaaaaaccggTAAGCCTTTACCGCTTGCCgatccccaccccctccccgctccaCATCCGCCTCGACAGCGACACCTCTGTCCCCATCACCTGCACATGGGCTCGTCGCTCTCGACGTCGTGGGTGCGGCCAACCATGTGGTCATCCATGTCTCGCAGCAATAGGTCTGCTTCTTCGGCATCCACTTCGccggcctcctccgccgaaGGGAACGAGGGAGTGTCGCCATGTGCGGGCGACGAaaacgccgctgcgccattGGTGGAAGCGCCCCTGCCCGACTCCACGTCTGCTGTAGTCAGCCCCTTCCACTTCAGCACTGTCTGTGCCAGCTCCAGCTTGCCCGCCTTGAGCAGCAGACTACTCAGAATGATGCTCGTGTTGCGGCTCAAGGCGAATCCCTGCTTCTCCATCTCGGTCAAAAGAAACGCCACTTTCGCATGCTCGCCAGCGCGGGCAAAAGCGCTGACGCAGGTATTGTAGATTAGGGGGGTCTTCGGCAGATTTGCagcgtccagcagctcctgcaaCTTGACGGTGTCTCTCAAGCGCGCGTAGATGCTGTACACAGACTCGACGTCTCGCACCCGGCAATCGGGGTGCGAGAGCAGCAACGAGATGTACCGCTGCATCTGCTCGGCGTTGCCGATGTGACTGAAGGTGGACGCGACGGTGGCAAGCAAGCGACTGCTCAagacgacggtgctgccACTCACCATTTCATCCACCAGTGCCTCGGCCTCGGCGGGCATGCGGGCCCGGGCGTACGTGTTAAGCAGCACAACGTAGCCGAACTCCTCCATCGGAATCCCACGCTCCTTGCGTTCCTCCACAAGCTCCAGCAGGTGCTCGAACCGCTTTGCCCGGCCGTAGCCCTCGAACAAAATGTTGTATGTCACGGCGTTCTCTTGAAAGCCCTCCAGCTTCAGCTTTTCGCGCACGGCCTCCATCTTGGCCACGTCCCCGCACTTTGCGTAAGCGTTCATGGCTTGGTGGTACGTAACCAGCGTCGGCACAGCGTTTGTAGACTTGGACATTTCATCGAGGATCGCCTCCATCTCGGTCAGGCGCCCCATCTTACCCAGCATGTCCACCACCGTCGTGGCCGTCACCGGATTCGGCGGCACCAGCTTCATCATTGTGTTCAAAATTTCCTGAACTTTCGCCATGTTGTTGAGCGTCATGTACACGTCAAGGAAGCGATTGTACACCGGCATCGTCACAGTCATCTTGCTTTCGAGAAGGCCCGCCCAGCACTGGTCCACcgcgtctgcgtcgccgagTCTCTCGAACGCCGACGCGACGTCGGCGAAAAAGAGTGGCGTGTGGATCTGGTTGCTCCCTAGCGCCTTATGCACGTATTCGCGGACCCCTTCCCTGTCCTGGAAGTGGGCCAGCGAAGTCACGATGACGCTGAAGAGCCGCTCATTCAACGGCACCTGCTTCGTCTCCATCTCCTTCAAGACAGCGTTGAACTGCCCGCGGttgcggtgctgcgtcgcattgcgcagcagcacacggtACACGTTCGCCGTCTTGTATGGTAGCCGCGCCATGAAGGCTTCCATCGCGTCGGGCCGGTCGTTCATTGCGTAGTAATTCAGCACCTCTGCCTGCACTGTCTCGTTGACGAGGAGGCCGTACTGCTCGGCGTCACGCACGATCGCGTCGCCGCGGACGATGTCCTTTGGGTAGCAGCGGAGCATTTGCACAATGAGCGACGGACTCATGTTGTACGTGgcccccttctccgccttccgCTTCGCCTCTCGGAACAGCTCCTCGACTTTGGCGTGGTCGCTGAGCGCATGAAACACGCGCACCAGTGTCGGGTACATGGAGCCGTCCACCTGCATGCCTCGGCCGCGCATCTCTGCCAGATACTTCTCCACGAGCCGGGGATAGTAACGGTCCAGGACACGAAAGACGTTCTGGTACGTTTGCGTCGTGTGGTACACCTCCTTGCGGGTCATTTCTTCTTTCAGGGCGATTACTTCTTTGACATTGTACGCGTGGGCGTACCATCGCAGCATCTCATCGTAGAGTTTGTGGTCCTTCACGGCGCCGGCCTTGTCGAGGAGATCAAAGCACTGGCGCATCTCCTCAAATCGCCCCAAAACGCCGAAGCCGcggagcagcgacgacgcgaagagaggagggaggtcGTCCATCGCGTCATTCGTGATGGCGTCCTCCACCATGCGGCGGAGGTGCCCCACCTTTTGCAGTATCACGTCATCGCCCGTTTCGTGGTTGCGCGCCATGAGCTCGCTCGACTTCGCGATGATAGCGGAGTCACCCGCCATTCCCAGCGACACGCGGTTGAGCTCGGCACACAGTGCCGCCTCGACCTTGTACACAT encodes:
- a CDS encoding putative dolichol kinase, yielding MQAGSILVLCTVALTSEHGESRLLMPLIFLSERCLDHAMNLGHSPILFYASTLLSYLSLVAAKAERRGKSPRDRNVVAETVLYAVVGLAVVFFIVQDRVISLGGIAYVLSGYIFFLKMLPVIGDNEAILIGSLVGFYFCDICVNNNLSFDGGRESVLSLNAPGYRTSYTHIASRGVILCAIYIVILVSVLSRWCLIPTNKNSKSSRRRVSRKRISIVFWVSNAVVGAMLALLISYQFRENVLRWLFAYFVSSRFRMWTLVCWFTLLPFAVYLVDVLSMQLRPSVRRKLFHFIGVVAFTPATMIDPPFMAFALSTAISLCVLVEVARYYNVYGSECISRFMSRHIDDREHIDGVVRTHIYLLLGFGISLMMRCRQLSIDGPPVPAIIELSINMIPGVVSLGIVDACAAITGSSLFLSSRRTLGRYLKNGLFTERANASITHKTTTGTLGGLVCGLVFWGVILAIAEVPITGPAFYSFTMIAVCTLTECFMDGVDNLQLPMVVLGAVNNLFALLLPVEGLWVNPAITRPNPTTARSMANALTSP